A single window of uncultured Pseudodesulfovibrio sp. DNA harbors:
- a CDS encoding RlmE family RNA methyltransferase yields MKQYQDKYFKRAKKENYAARSVYKLKEMDKRFHIFKKGQTVLDLGAAPGSWTQFAGEKVGKQGRVLGVDLQSTKHSFADNITFLQADVFSDSPELLEAIEPLAPFDVIISDMAPKTTGIKFADQANSLELCQRAFEVAQKYLKKGGNFAVKIFEGGEINDYRNEIRPFFGKIKNFKPHSSRAESKEIFIVALGFRGIEE; encoded by the coding sequence ATGAAACAATATCAGGATAAGTACTTCAAACGAGCCAAAAAGGAAAATTACGCCGCTCGCTCGGTCTACAAGCTCAAAGAGATGGACAAACGGTTCCATATCTTCAAAAAGGGCCAGACCGTACTCGACCTTGGCGCAGCCCCTGGTTCCTGGACACAGTTTGCCGGGGAAAAAGTGGGTAAGCAAGGCCGTGTGCTTGGCGTAGACCTTCAGTCTACCAAACATTCCTTTGCGGATAATATTACTTTTTTGCAGGCTGACGTGTTTTCGGATTCGCCGGAATTGCTTGAAGCCATAGAGCCGCTTGCGCCGTTCGATGTCATTATCAGTGACATGGCGCCTAAGACAACCGGAATCAAGTTCGCGGATCAGGCAAATTCTTTGGAATTATGCCAGCGAGCTTTTGAGGTTGCTCAAAAATATCTCAAAAAAGGCGGTAACTTTGCGGTCAAGATTTTTGAAGGTGGCGAAATTAACGACTACCGCAATGAGATTAGGCCGTTTTTTGGCAAAATAAAGAACTTCAAACCCCATAGTTCTCGCGCTGAAAGCAAGGAAATATTCATTGTCGCGCTTGGCTTTCGGGGAATAGAAGAGTAG
- a CDS encoding glycosyltransferase, translated as MPRPRYQSIIDEIGMKKSMPTAKEQFEWYVNDGPEDCPIVFLGLGPEPDKLLKWFGLSGTDTLYFVECQDFVDQTDNNWNGAIPDNFIRIAADAFTTEIAANSHVIRYLPVQRAFPSFYGPLTARLLLCKSSFPAPSKIVWLPTNEEDLLGKELGIAFEEAGYTVKFIDHEALGKHPGAVLPELLEDGTPDLFFSINFKGIDHFGLCSHILKEAGVQVAVWMVDNPFNILPAVKSDYWKSIKLFITDHSFIGPLIETGAHWVTHLPLAASPHFFENTGQLPDHAHAIEESLVFVGRSAFPDKEKFFAGVSVDPTLLTTIHEAEEAQRFDYFWWREQMKNVQLWPGNQVRRIGAGTELTSSIWKNDCLHAAGDITIFGDDGWKSLENADVRPVVDYYAHLPAIYRTAPVTLNVTGMQLPAGLTQRHFDVWCAGGFLISDANPGLQIFPKELVEQITYTHPKEIRDLFLRYREETETKRELRHAWRECILQDHTYRNRVDTILTALNL; from the coding sequence GTGCCTCGACCCCGTTATCAGTCCATAATTGATGAAATCGGCATGAAAAAGTCCATGCCCACAGCCAAAGAACAATTCGAGTGGTACGTTAATGACGGCCCGGAAGATTGCCCAATAGTCTTTCTTGGACTGGGTCCTGAGCCAGACAAGCTCCTAAAATGGTTCGGTTTATCCGGCACAGATACGCTGTACTTCGTAGAATGTCAGGACTTCGTAGACCAGACCGATAACAATTGGAATGGGGCCATACCTGACAATTTTATCCGTATCGCCGCCGATGCTTTTACCACCGAAATAGCGGCCAATTCTCATGTAATCCGGTACCTCCCCGTTCAAAGGGCCTTTCCATCTTTTTATGGTCCACTTACGGCGCGGCTACTTCTGTGCAAGTCATCATTTCCCGCTCCGTCCAAAATTGTCTGGCTCCCAACCAATGAGGAAGATTTACTCGGCAAGGAATTGGGAATTGCTTTCGAAGAAGCCGGATACACTGTCAAATTCATTGACCACGAAGCCTTGGGAAAACACCCCGGAGCCGTGCTACCGGAGCTACTCGAAGACGGTACGCCCGATCTATTCTTTTCTATAAATTTCAAAGGCATTGACCATTTCGGTCTTTGCAGTCACATCCTCAAAGAAGCAGGCGTTCAGGTTGCGGTCTGGATGGTAGATAATCCATTTAACATCCTTCCTGCGGTCAAATCAGATTATTGGAAAAGTATCAAATTATTCATCACGGATCACAGTTTCATCGGTCCGCTCATAGAGACCGGTGCTCATTGGGTGACACACCTGCCACTAGCGGCCAGCCCACACTTTTTCGAAAACACCGGCCAACTCCCAGACCATGCTCATGCTATCGAAGAATCCCTTGTCTTTGTAGGTCGTTCAGCTTTCCCGGACAAAGAAAAGTTTTTTGCTGGTGTCAGTGTTGATCCCACCCTTCTCACTACGATTCACGAAGCCGAAGAAGCACAGCGTTTCGACTATTTCTGGTGGCGCGAACAAATGAAAAACGTTCAACTCTGGCCCGGTAATCAGGTTCGTAGAATCGGTGCCGGAACAGAATTAACCAGTTCAATATGGAAAAACGACTGTCTGCACGCCGCCGGAGACATCACCATTTTCGGCGATGATGGGTGGAAAAGTCTCGAAAACGCGGACGTACGCCCGGTCGTCGACTACTATGCCCATCTCCCCGCTATCTATCGCACGGCTCCGGTCACACTCAATGTCACCGGGATGCAACTTCCAGCGGGTCTGACACAACGCCATTTCGACGTCTGGTGCGCAGGCGGCTTTCTAATCTCAGACGCCAACCCCGGCCTACAAATCTTCCCAAAAGAGCTGGTCGAACAGATAACCTATACCCATCCAAAAGAAATCCGCGATCTTTTCCTCCGATACCGCGAAGAAACAGAAACTAAACGCGAACTCCGCCACGCATGGCGAGAATGTATCCTACAGGATCACACCTATCGCAATCGAGTAGACACCATACTCACAGCATTGAATTTGTAA
- a CDS encoding C-GCAxxG-C-C family protein produces MITKEHAVTALLGGASCAQAVLEAYCERYDISTEIARKLTAGFGGGFASGLTCGAVSAGCMVLGMAFASNDLSDADARDKTYGAVRSLLAKFAERNGSHQCATILSLNNMEINTPEGKQRLRESKLCVKMVEDTIDCIEGIINEAEESGKDVVR; encoded by the coding sequence ATGATTACCAAAGAACATGCGGTGACCGCTCTTCTGGGTGGGGCATCCTGCGCTCAGGCCGTGCTTGAGGCCTATTGTGAGCGCTATGACATATCAACTGAAATAGCTCGAAAATTGACCGCAGGATTTGGTGGTGGATTTGCATCAGGTCTCACCTGCGGCGCAGTGAGTGCTGGCTGCATGGTTCTCGGTATGGCTTTCGCATCCAATGATTTAAGTGATGCCGACGCCCGAGATAAAACATACGGCGCGGTTCGATCACTTCTTGCCAAATTCGCCGAGCGCAACGGTTCCCATCAATGCGCAACGATTCTTTCCCTCAACAATATGGAAATTAATACTCCCGAGGGCAAACAACGGCTTCGAGAGAGCAAGCTCTGCGTCAAAATGGTCGAGGACACAATCGACTGCATCGAGGGCATTATCAATGAAGCAGAAGAAAGTGGGAAAGATGTTGTTAGGTAA
- a CDS encoding TetR/AcrR family transcriptional regulator — protein MSPVIKNKEQTRQRIVGAVGKVLAEGGFKRLGVNRIAREAGVDKVLIYRYFGGLAELVTEYRNSIEYWPRPEEVIPVTNEDEPEDGAEILRIFFRNYVHALRKRPMTLEIMAWEMTAHDDMAIRLEDIRVRTALECFEQMELHGAEKCDLSTGVLILFSAVNSLLVKSRCARTVGGLNLREDAAWNRIDTTVNAMIHGLFSSHDMNKKAL, from the coding sequence ATGTCACCCGTTATAAAAAATAAGGAACAGACCCGTCAGCGGATTGTTGGAGCCGTTGGTAAAGTGCTCGCTGAGGGGGGATTCAAGAGACTCGGTGTGAATCGTATTGCCAGGGAAGCTGGTGTGGATAAAGTTCTTATTTACCGTTATTTTGGCGGATTGGCTGAGCTTGTTACCGAGTATAGAAATTCAATTGAATATTGGCCGCGTCCCGAGGAAGTGATTCCAGTGACAAACGAGGATGAGCCTGAGGATGGCGCTGAAATACTGCGTATTTTTTTTAGGAACTATGTACACGCTCTTCGAAAACGTCCGATGACGCTTGAAATAATGGCTTGGGAAATGACCGCACATGATGACATGGCGATTCGACTTGAGGACATTCGTGTGCGGACTGCGCTGGAGTGTTTTGAGCAAATGGAACTACACGGCGCGGAAAAGTGTGATTTGAGCACCGGCGTATTAATACTTTTCTCTGCGGTGAATTCCTTGTTGGTGAAATCGCGATGTGCTCGCACTGTTGGTGGGCTTAACCTGCGTGAAGATGCTGCTTGGAACAGAATTGACACCACAGTCAACGCCATGATTCACGGCCTTTTCTCCTCCCACGACATGAATAAGAAGGCGTTATGA
- a CDS encoding transporter substrate-binding domain-containing protein, with product MSMCKKEKSNRLNYYYWIHSEDTFYGEFCVPKILIILFLFILSPLCVFAENINLQAIIYPPLVYEVNGELRGVAPEVVQAIQTMIGDTNPIQVAPWLRAYNQTQNLSRQAIFAIVRIPERESLFKWVGPVFGEGDYFFKRTGAEVKVDSLADARQVGRIAVRKDGYTHQLLTAKNFINLDVGPTYESSYKKLAQGRVDLVLMGERTYAYMVGEAGLSPESFERVGPKVADSSAWLAFSRDVPDATIEKWQNALDTLKSNGTYASIMKRNFKN from the coding sequence ATGAGCATGTGTAAAAAAGAGAAATCTAATAGACTCAATTATTATTATTGGATACACAGTGAAGATACTTTTTATGGAGAATTTTGTGTGCCTAAGATTTTGATTATATTATTTCTTTTTATCTTATCGCCGTTATGTGTTTTTGCAGAGAACATTAATCTGCAGGCGATTATTTATCCACCGCTTGTTTATGAAGTGAATGGTGAATTGCGTGGTGTTGCGCCTGAAGTTGTGCAGGCTATTCAAACCATGATTGGTGACACCAATCCAATCCAAGTCGCTCCCTGGTTAAGGGCATACAATCAGACACAAAATTTAAGTCGGCAGGCAATCTTTGCTATCGTTCGGATTCCTGAACGAGAATCTCTTTTTAAATGGGTCGGACCAGTCTTTGGAGAGGGTGATTATTTCTTTAAGCGAACAGGGGCTGAAGTAAAAGTTGATAGCCTTGCGGATGCGCGTCAAGTCGGGCGTATTGCTGTTCGCAAAGATGGATATACTCATCAGTTATTGACGGCGAAGAATTTTATTAATCTTGATGTCGGTCCGACGTATGAATCCAGTTATAAGAAACTCGCTCAAGGACGTGTTGACCTTGTTCTTATGGGGGAGCGAACATATGCTTATATGGTTGGTGAAGCTGGATTGAGTCCTGAATCATTTGAGCGAGTTGGCCCCAAGGTTGCTGATTCTTCAGCGTGGCTCGCTTTTTCTCGAGACGTACCGGATGCGACCATTGAGAAGTGGCAGAACGCACTTGATACACTCAAGTCCAACGGGACGTATGCTTCCATTATGAAGAGAAATTTCAAGAATTGA
- a CDS encoding phosphomannomutase/phosphoglucomutase — protein sequence MKPIIREIFRTYDIRGIVDQDFDEEWVEQLGKACGTYFLQNGSKVAVVGYDCRHSSPAYDKALTAGLVSVGVDVVSIGQVSSPAFYYAVTTLGETAGVMITASHNPAEYNGFKVWQGKSTIHSDEIQDVYEVLKKGVFPEGDGTLSTADIIPDYIKELAADVKIERPLKVVVDGGNGAGGDITADALEMAGVEVVRLFCEPDGAFPNHHPDPVVEKNMVHLQKAVLAEKADLGIGLDGDGDRIGVVTEKGDLLFGDQLVAIYARDILKDFPGASIIGEVKCSHLMYEDIKAHGGDAVMWKTGHSLIKARMREIDAKFAGEMSGHMFFADRYYGFDDATYASLRIAEIVAKSDKTMSDHLANWAKTFSTPEIRVECPEAMKPTVVGKAVEYFSAKFEAIDIDGVRAIFPDGWGLLRASNTQPVLVLRFEAETEERLAEIKGMFEKKLNEWIA from the coding sequence ATGAAGCCGATCATAAGGGAAATTTTTAGAACATATGACATTCGTGGCATTGTTGATCAGGATTTTGATGAAGAATGGGTGGAACAGCTTGGTAAGGCATGCGGTACCTATTTCTTGCAAAATGGATCAAAGGTCGCAGTTGTCGGGTATGACTGCCGTCATTCTTCCCCCGCTTATGACAAAGCCTTGACTGCTGGGTTGGTTTCTGTAGGTGTTGACGTTGTTTCCATCGGTCAAGTTTCTTCTCCGGCATTTTATTATGCAGTCACCACCCTTGGCGAAACCGCAGGTGTAATGATTACAGCCAGCCATAATCCCGCTGAATATAATGGTTTCAAGGTGTGGCAAGGTAAATCAACTATTCATTCTGATGAAATTCAGGATGTGTACGAAGTTTTGAAAAAAGGTGTCTTCCCGGAAGGGGATGGTACTCTTTCTACAGCAGACATCATTCCTGATTATATTAAGGAGTTGGCCGCGGACGTGAAGATTGAGCGTCCCCTCAAGGTCGTGGTGGATGGCGGCAATGGCGCAGGGGGGGATATTACCGCCGATGCCCTTGAGATGGCAGGCGTGGAAGTTGTTCGTTTGTTTTGTGAGCCTGACGGTGCGTTCCCGAATCATCATCCTGACCCTGTCGTTGAAAAAAATATGGTGCATTTGCAAAAGGCTGTGCTGGCTGAAAAAGCAGATCTTGGGATTGGTCTGGATGGCGACGGTGATCGTATCGGCGTGGTTACGGAAAAGGGTGATTTACTTTTTGGTGATCAGTTAGTTGCCATCTATGCTCGCGATATTTTGAAAGATTTTCCCGGTGCTTCCATTATCGGTGAGGTTAAATGTTCTCATCTTATGTATGAGGACATCAAAGCTCATGGTGGCGACGCAGTCATGTGGAAGACCGGACATTCATTGATTAAGGCTCGTATGCGGGAGATCGACGCAAAGTTTGCAGGCGAAATGTCTGGGCACATGTTTTTCGCGGATCGTTATTATGGCTTTGATGATGCTACCTATGCATCGCTTCGTATCGCAGAAATCGTGGCCAAGTCTGATAAAACCATGAGTGATCATCTTGCCAATTGGGCGAAGACCTTTTCCACTCCTGAAATTCGTGTTGAATGTCCAGAAGCCATGAAGCCCACGGTGGTTGGCAAGGCGGTTGAGTATTTCAGCGCTAAGTTTGAGGCCATCGATATTGATGGTGTGCGTGCCATATTCCCTGATGGGTGGGGATTGCTCCGGGCTTCCAATACTCAACCTGTTCTTGTTCTTCGTTTTGAAGCTGAAACGGAGGAGCGGTTGGCTGAAATTAAGGGCATGTTTGAGAAAAAACTTAATGAGTGGATTGCATAA
- a CDS encoding thioredoxin family protein produces the protein MVRTIEPQAFDFELQKSDEPLLVAFLKRNERYADQAEILEKTSQSHKDRVRCFLYDSDYLDTAQERFSVKGTPTFLLFNKGEEVDRLIGESDGETLDDFIQGVFGEK, from the coding sequence ATGGTCAGGACCATAGAACCACAAGCTTTTGATTTCGAATTGCAGAAGAGTGACGAACCTTTGCTTGTCGCATTTCTCAAACGGAATGAGCGGTATGCTGATCAGGCAGAAATATTGGAAAAGACTTCACAATCCCACAAGGATCGTGTGAGGTGTTTTCTTTATGATTCTGATTACTTGGATACAGCACAAGAGCGTTTTTCGGTTAAGGGAACACCGACTTTTCTTCTTTTCAACAAAGGAGAGGAGGTTGATCGGCTTATCGGAGAATCCGATGGAGAAACATTGGATGATTTTATCCAAGGAGTTTTTGGGGAGAAATAA